A window from Candidatus Omnitrophota bacterium encodes these proteins:
- a CDS encoding glycosyltransferase family 39 protein, protein MDVEHSRFAFIRRRALTALGLIALLALALWLRIDSLDWGMPFRLHPDEWKYVSGAAKCHQGEWNPKYFRNPPGFTYLNALFYPLWLRLQTPVEVPAWLGIDPQFLKPSDNIEAEYLHRPFDLTMGSRMLAAIMGALTAAAVYLLARERCSQPIAMIAALLSAVSFANVRESHFAVNDSSMTLFLTLSLWLGLFSMRRGSFRLSLVASALAGIAAAMKYSAAPLVPVLMVFWGAAKCQTEKKNNWKSWMLELLAIGGLSLACFFAICPFPISDPSAFWPDFWEQYRRANILAPGQEKTGFALLALNSFLVSEGWASVILAIVGFGVLVKQRRWEWLIFPLLFFAVLAKHSMFFIRYCMPIMPWISLWAAVGIDALAQRANRRFAAVLLASALTIACLIEPLAKDIRANWLLKQTDTRIECMRWFLEEGNKNGLMAVDQYSIPISYKSVSEPLTNPFRNFIWIDRLPSKDLTKLDAIENAQAAYIAVGTFAAFPGGFPDSYEERRTAIKTYAGGNKPIKRFIPFEKEWNPAPADLEDTYTPVSNLWGRNQPGPAIEIFTMSYRNQQ, encoded by the coding sequence ATGGACGTTGAACATTCCCGCTTCGCATTTATTCGCCGCCGCGCCCTAACCGCGCTTGGCTTAATCGCTTTATTGGCGTTGGCTTTATGGCTGAGAATCGATTCGCTGGATTGGGGAATGCCATTCCGATTGCATCCCGACGAATGGAAATACGTTTCCGGGGCGGCGAAATGCCATCAGGGAGAATGGAATCCGAAATATTTCCGCAATCCTCCCGGCTTCACTTACCTTAACGCGTTATTTTATCCCCTCTGGCTGCGGCTGCAGACGCCGGTGGAGGTTCCCGCCTGGCTGGGCATCGACCCCCAATTCCTCAAGCCTTCGGATAATATCGAAGCGGAATATTTGCATCGTCCCTTCGATTTGACGATGGGATCGCGGATGCTCGCCGCCATTATGGGCGCGCTCACCGCCGCCGCCGTTTATCTATTGGCGAGGGAGAGATGCTCGCAGCCAATCGCCATGATCGCCGCTCTGCTATCGGCGGTTTCGTTCGCCAATGTCCGCGAGAGCCATTTCGCGGTGAACGACTCGTCTATGACCTTATTCTTGACGTTGTCGCTGTGGCTGGGACTGTTTTCGATGCGCCGCGGCTCGTTCCGACTCAGCCTCGTCGCTTCGGCGTTGGCGGGAATCGCGGCTGCCATGAAATACAGCGCTGCGCCGTTGGTTCCCGTCCTTATGGTTTTCTGGGGCGCCGCGAAATGCCAAACGGAAAAGAAAAACAATTGGAAATCGTGGATGCTTGAACTCCTCGCCATTGGCGGATTGTCTCTCGCTTGCTTCTTCGCAATCTGTCCTTTTCCCATCTCCGATCCTTCCGCCTTCTGGCCTGACTTTTGGGAACAATATCGCCGAGCCAATATTTTAGCGCCCGGCCAGGAGAAGACCGGATTCGCTCTACTCGCCCTCAATTCCTTCCTTGTCAGCGAAGGATGGGCGTCGGTTATTCTGGCGATCGTAGGCTTTGGCGTCCTCGTTAAGCAAAGAAGATGGGAATGGCTTATATTCCCGCTGCTGTTCTTTGCCGTATTGGCGAAGCATTCTATGTTCTTCATTCGTTATTGCATGCCCATTATGCCTTGGATTTCTCTATGGGCCGCCGTGGGGATTGACGCTTTGGCGCAGCGGGCGAATCGACGCTTCGCGGCGGTTCTGCTGGCAAGCGCATTAACCATCGCTTGCCTTATCGAACCGTTGGCGAAAGATATTCGCGCCAACTGGCTGCTGAAACAAACGGATACTCGCATCGAATGTATGCGTTGGTTTCTCGAAGAAGGAAATAAGAACGGACTAATGGCCGTCGATCAATACAGCATTCCCATAAGTTATAAAAGCGTCAGCGAACCGTTGACGAATCCCTTTCGCAACTTTATTTGGATCGATCGATTGCCTTCGAAAGATTTGACGAAGTTGGATGCGATCGAGAACGCCCAAGCCGCTTACATAGCGGTCGGTACATTCGCCGCCTTTCCCGGCGGTTTTCCCGATTCCTATGAAGAACGAAGAACAGCGATTAAAACATACGCGGGCGGGAACAAACCGATAAAACGATTCATCCCTTTCGAAAAAGAATGGAATCCCGCTCCCGCCGATCTGGAAGATACGTATACGCCCGTTTCAAATTTATGGGGAAGAAATCAGCCGGGTCCGGCGATCGAGATTTTTACGATGTCTTATCGCAATCAACAATAG
- a CDS encoding glycosyltransferase family 87 protein, with protein MKWDAIRQRWAERSAREKRFLRALFAALVLYTVYQYIEGTFVFNAGTFEQDFTAYYAAAMALNQGQPIYNSGPWPLSRDNPLIGVPVIDGKNPRPHQYYLYPPFLAWSLRPLSRLPFWTAEWIWNILMAAAYWLGAVMFLRCAARSLLSRSETAAALILAAFWAPMFLAFRVGQITIMVMAALALHYVWAINKRDGLSGLALGVAAALKVTPLFFLPLWFFWRRWKIVVSALITLIIILLITGWRQNLQFVTGIMPQISLGENHPINHTLMGVYLGQVLKNWGWLNADDYRSIAVAHTLMRLLLMAGWIATWWGAWRPHDERTVSLGFACALAASIIWTPVARLHDYIYLYPALILLYIDLKKANSWLGWAILVFSIAALTRNLSPWLEMLSFDAISREILIRPHLMAAGGIWGFTLYRRLRLLYGR; from the coding sequence ATGAAATGGGATGCGATTCGGCAGCGGTGGGCGGAGCGGTCTGCTCGCGAAAAACGCTTCTTAAGGGCGCTGTTCGCCGCCTTGGTTCTCTATACGGTTTATCAATATATCGAAGGAACGTTCGTATTCAACGCCGGAACCTTCGAACAGGATTTCACCGCTTATTACGCCGCCGCTATGGCTCTAAACCAGGGACAGCCTATTTACAATTCCGGCCCCTGGCCGTTATCGCGAGACAATCCTCTGATCGGCGTTCCCGTAATAGACGGGAAGAATCCACGCCCCCATCAATATTATCTTTATCCCCCTTTTCTTGCCTGGAGTCTGCGGCCATTGTCGAGGCTGCCCTTTTGGACAGCGGAATGGATTTGGAATATTCTCATGGCGGCGGCGTATTGGCTGGGAGCCGTTATGTTTCTCCGTTGCGCCGCCCGCAGCCTCTTAAGCCGCAGCGAGACGGCGGCGGCTTTGATCCTTGCGGCGTTTTGGGCGCCGATGTTTTTGGCATTCCGCGTGGGACAGATTACCATCATGGTGATGGCGGCGTTGGCGCTGCATTACGTCTGGGCCATTAACAAACGCGATGGCCTGTCAGGTTTGGCGTTGGGAGTGGCCGCCGCGCTGAAAGTAACGCCGCTCTTCTTTCTGCCGCTATGGTTCTTTTGGCGGCGTTGGAAGATCGTTGTAAGCGCGCTGATTACTCTCATTATCATTTTATTGATTACTGGATGGCGGCAAAACCTTCAATTTGTGACGGGGATAATGCCGCAAATCTCTTTGGGAGAAAATCATCCCATTAATCATACCTTAATGGGCGTCTATTTGGGACAAGTTTTAAAAAACTGGGGTTGGTTAAACGCAGACGATTATCGTTCCATCGCGGTTGCGCATACGCTCATGCGGCTTTTGCTGATGGCGGGCTGGATCGCAACCTGGTGGGGAGCATGGCGGCCTCACGACGAAAGAACTGTATCGTTGGGCTTCGCTTGCGCCTTAGCCGCTTCCATCATCTGGACGCCGGTGGCGCGGCTGCACGATTACATTTATCTCTATCCGGCGCTGATTCTCCTTTACATCGATCTAAAAAAAGCGAATTCTTGGTTGGGCTGGGCTATTTTGGTTTTCTCCATAGCGGCGCTGACAAGAAATCTATCTCCCTGGCTGGAGATGTTATCTTTCGACGCCATTTCGCGAGAAATCCTGATTCGGCCTCATTTGATGGCGGCGGGCGGAATTTGGGGATTCACGCTCTACCGGCGATTGAGGTTGCTTTATGGACGTTGA
- a CDS encoding S8 family serine peptidase: MQRRLDASSRFWRSFSFLFLCALAYGVESPPVRFGRADICISDIIFQKEFLSQADPIHALVQFAQPLAPGDRRELEASGVRFLHYIPENAYFISANAEKMNALRLAPSTVGAIPVPGELKLDSSLQRKAEAAKSAARNNNPPEYMNLKIVFFQDTAYKQASRTLLAHGAILEAARQGFDYHQTIDSVSLPLDEIQSLAQEDIVFLIAETDPPNVPCNLIAQDTSNIDEIQPRGGTGYNLDGSGVTAGVWDSGGVRVTHEQLRGRAVQVDGDAPNYHASHVAGTIAGGGKGNPTAEGMAPNAKLLCWNYINDLQEMQRNADKITVSNHSYKASAGWEYDPQTSLWHWYGDPEFDSSPSQLFGRYSSRTHAWDRIVYEQNLIAVLAAGNDRDGETPLPGTAYVLNQGPEISMISRPKDGGANGYNTITSLGAAKNVITVGAIYDLFREPPKPDDSSMTDYSSWGPTADGRVKPDLVANGAGLLSMSSNSDSAYESMGGTSSSAPVVAGAIACLTQLYRQRFGNADPDAAGMKCILIHTAIDGGSNAGPDYRFGWGLLDARAAADFILLHGNLGRYLDYGAYLGDPIVYEASYIGYGPITATLVWTDPPGVPATGAIGSDPPNVINDLDLLLTGPGGTYYPWTLDPSYPDQPARQNTENHRDNVEQVFIKKPAKGAYSLRIQGRVNLGDSQGYALCITGLQLTGRKPRLAILSPKADSVVDGGVSIAVQAGSGAGVSRVVMKADGAILDDPATSAKEGDVFLFPSPVETTQTAVWDSSRAANGEHVLEISATSADGASTTKNISVFVYNEPASPLSLATNASPLIGRIWPESDGDWYTIQPSVNSSYIIETHAFPDQISPDTHIALYGPYSRELLIASDDDGGIGTFSKIVRNLEKNRTYYLRVTGNQYETGFYSIDIKTNLASVEAWQLY, translated from the coding sequence ATGCAGCGACGGCTAGACGCTTCTTCACGTTTTTGGCGTTCTTTTTCATTTCTATTTCTTTGCGCCTTGGCTTACGGAGTGGAATCTCCGCCTGTACGTTTCGGGAGAGCCGATATCTGCATTTCCGATATAATTTTTCAAAAAGAATTTCTCTCTCAAGCCGATCCTATCCATGCCTTGGTTCAATTCGCTCAGCCGCTCGCTCCCGGCGATCGCCGGGAGTTGGAAGCATCCGGCGTGCGCTTTTTACACTATATCCCTGAAAACGCTTATTTCATCTCCGCCAATGCGGAGAAGATGAATGCGCTGCGTCTAGCGCCGTCCACGGTAGGCGCAATTCCGGTTCCCGGCGAGTTGAAACTGGATTCATCCCTCCAACGAAAAGCAGAGGCGGCGAAATCGGCGGCGAGAAATAACAATCCTCCCGAATATATGAATCTCAAAATCGTTTTCTTTCAGGATACAGCCTACAAACAAGCTAGCCGGACGCTGCTCGCGCATGGAGCAATTCTTGAGGCAGCTCGGCAGGGATTCGATTATCATCAAACCATCGATTCCGTCTCTTTGCCTTTGGACGAGATTCAATCGCTGGCGCAGGAGGATATCGTTTTCCTTATCGCCGAAACCGATCCGCCCAACGTTCCCTGCAATTTGATCGCTCAAGATACGTCCAACATCGACGAAATCCAGCCTAGAGGGGGAACAGGCTATAACCTCGACGGTTCCGGCGTAACGGCGGGCGTCTGGGATTCGGGTGGGGTTCGCGTTACGCACGAGCAACTGCGGGGGCGAGCCGTTCAAGTGGACGGCGACGCTCCCAATTATCACGCCAGCCACGTCGCGGGAACCATCGCGGGCGGCGGCAAGGGAAATCCGACGGCGGAAGGAATGGCGCCGAACGCGAAACTGCTGTGTTGGAACTATATCAATGATCTTCAGGAAATGCAGAGAAACGCCGATAAAATTACCGTTTCCAACCATTCCTACAAAGCTAGCGCCGGATGGGAATACGATCCCCAAACTAGCTTGTGGCATTGGTACGGCGATCCGGAATTTGATTCTTCCCCATCTCAACTCTTTGGGCGATATTCTTCTCGCACTCACGCTTGGGATCGCATCGTCTACGAACAAAACTTGATCGCCGTGTTAGCGGCGGGCAACGACCGGGACGGCGAAACGCCGCTGCCGGGGACGGCGTACGTTCTCAACCAGGGGCCGGAAATTTCTATGATTTCCCGCCCAAAGGATGGCGGCGCCAATGGGTATAACACCATCACATCGCTGGGCGCCGCTAAAAACGTCATCACGGTGGGCGCGATCTACGACCTGTTTCGCGAACCGCCCAAGCCGGACGATTCCAGCATGACCGATTATTCCAGCTGGGGACCAACGGCGGATGGCCGCGTGAAGCCCGATCTTGTCGCCAACGGCGCGGGATTATTATCCATGTCGTCGAATTCGGACTCCGCTTACGAAAGCATGGGCGGCACATCTTCCTCCGCTCCCGTCGTCGCCGGCGCTATTGCCTGCCTGACGCAGTTATACCGCCAGCGCTTTGGCAACGCCGATCCCGATGCGGCGGGGATGAAATGCATATTGATCCACACCGCCATCGATGGGGGATCGAACGCCGGCCCCGATTATCGCTTCGGTTGGGGACTATTGGATGCGCGGGCGGCGGCGGATTTCATCCTGCTGCACGGCAATCTCGGCCGCTATCTCGATTACGGCGCCTATCTCGGCGATCCTATCGTTTACGAGGCATCGTATATTGGCTACGGCCCGATTACGGCTACATTGGTTTGGACGGATCCGCCGGGCGTTCCTGCAACCGGCGCTATCGGGAGCGATCCTCCCAATGTTATCAACGATCTTGACTTGTTGCTTACCGGTCCGGGCGGAACCTATTATCCCTGGACGCTCGATCCATCTTATCCCGATCAGCCTGCTCGCCAGAACACAGAAAACCACCGCGACAACGTGGAGCAAGTCTTTATCAAAAAACCTGCTAAAGGCGCTTACTCCCTACGCATTCAAGGACGAGTAAATCTGGGCGATTCGCAAGGATACGCCCTTTGCATCACCGGTTTGCAACTCACGGGCCGGAAACCCCGCCTTGCGATTCTCAGCCCCAAAGCGGACAGCGTCGTCGACGGCGGCGTTTCCATTGCCGTGCAGGCGGGAAGCGGTGCTGGCGTTTCACGCGTCGTTATGAAAGCCGACGGCGCCATTCTGGACGATCCAGCGACGTCCGCCAAGGAGGGCGACGTTTTTCTCTTCCCATCCCCAGTGGAGACGACGCAGACGGCGGTTTGGGATTCTTCCAGAGCGGCGAACGGCGAACATGTCTTAGAAATATCGGCCACGAGCGCCGACGGCGCATCCACAACAAAAAACATCAGCGTATTCGTTTACAACGAACCGGCATCGCCTTTGTCTCTTGCAACAAACGCTTCTCCCCTCATAGGAAGAATCTGGCCGGAATCGGACGGGGATTGGTATACGATACAACCGTCCGTTAACAGTTCGTACATCATTGAAACGCACGCCTTTCCCGATCAAATCAGCCCGGACACCCATATCGCGCTTTATGGCCCATACTCCAGAGAACTCCTCATCGCCAGCGACGACGACGGCGGAATCGGAACCTTTTCCAAAATCGTACGCAATTTGGAGAAAAATCGAACTTATTATCTAAGAGTAACCGGCAACCAATACGAAACGGGATTTTATTCCATTGATATCAAAACCAATTTGGCCAGCGTCGAAGCATGGCAATTGTATTGA